In Sulfuricurvum sp., the following are encoded in one genomic region:
- a CDS encoding response regulator transcription factor, whose translation MHLLIIDDNEELLYALQQLLRDAQYHVDVATTLADGKECIDEKKYDLILLDWMLPDGSGVDLLIRLRKNNISTPILLFSSKKEVEDKVEALDGGADDYLEKPFSNIELLARIRALLRRECAQKQTIIQLGDLTIDFSSRSVHINNTPIKLSAKEFELLELLVLNANTVLTRYQISEHLSRDFDHLSASNIVDAHIKNLRKKLDGDNLIQTIRGVGYMIAR comes from the coding sequence ATGCATTTACTAATTATTGATGACAATGAAGAATTACTCTATGCCCTCCAGCAACTGCTCCGTGATGCCCAATACCATGTTGATGTTGCAACAACATTAGCAGATGGAAAAGAGTGCATTGATGAAAAAAAATACGATTTGATTCTTTTAGACTGGATGCTCCCTGATGGTAGCGGAGTTGATTTGCTTATCCGTTTACGCAAAAATAATATTAGTACTCCAATATTACTCTTCTCCTCTAAAAAAGAGGTGGAGGATAAAGTAGAAGCACTCGATGGAGGGGCGGATGATTATTTGGAAAAACCTTTTTCTAATATAGAGCTACTAGCAAGAATACGTGCCTTACTCCGTCGAGAGTGTGCACAAAAACAAACAATCATACAATTAGGAGATTTAACAATCGATTTTTCTTCCCGTAGTGTTCATATCAATAATACCCCTATTAAACTCTCTGCTAAAGAGTTTGAACTACTCGAATTACTCGTCTTAAATGCCAACACTGTATTAACACGCTATCAAATATCAGAACATTTAAGCCGCGACTTTGATCATCTCAGTGCGAGTAATATCGTCGATGCTCATATTAAAAATTTACGAAAAAAGCTTGATGGTGACAATCTCATTCAAACAATCCGAGGGGTTGGGTATATGATTGCCCGCTAA
- a CDS encoding HAMP domain-containing sensor histidine kinase, producing MQFKWDSLPIVYKLFITLIGGIGLIIIALLTYLWGYESELMLKKEQDLLRIQSISVAQELTLHLNHLQKEVYFLSHLEVMDDMVVRDIDRRITNILEQKMDDLGESVILYTVAPDFTVIASSQTAKINTLFAKGTSVAAEVKKGKNFLFVDDTLYLFTPLYGSFDTHYFLGYLVISYPAKNFVKQLEIEQNPYRWLTAPPSIHYKDSNALYDMDDFLHDKITLSGMLEGWTFHNAMPKSDALALLYHFQMLLLSVFGIGLVLIAFLVWIIVLRIIKPLRELSDTAMRISTTGDYSQTVTETGYDEIGVMAHSFNALMFTTMVNLKRLELLGKTKASLQAKSSFLSAMSHELRTPLGSILSLTQYLITQPNTPSPVCETLEKIENSAHHLLGVINNILDYAKVESGKIEPHISVCNPIEIIQEALDLVSPLAEDKGLVIRTMFEPFEADFRTDSRLLGQVIINLLSNAIKFTDHGFIDVQLHFLEELFILEVRDTGCGIAYEALADLFDDFYQVRTNNQNITEGSGLGLAISKRIALLLQGDLYLRSEGEGEGTIALFHFRSFK from the coding sequence ATGCAATTTAAATGGGATTCATTGCCTATCGTTTATAAGCTGTTTATAACACTTATAGGGGGAATTGGTTTAATCATTATTGCATTATTAACCTATTTGTGGGGGTATGAATCGGAATTAATGCTCAAAAAAGAACAAGATCTTCTACGTATACAATCCATTTCAGTCGCACAAGAATTAACATTACATCTGAATCATTTACAGAAAGAAGTGTATTTTTTATCCCATTTAGAAGTAATGGATGATATGGTAGTTAGAGATATCGATCGACGTATTACCAATATTTTGGAACAAAAAATGGATGATTTAGGAGAATCCGTAATCCTCTATACAGTCGCACCTGATTTTACGGTTATTGCTTCATCTCAAACTGCAAAAATTAATACACTTTTTGCAAAAGGAACTAGTGTTGCTGCTGAAGTTAAAAAAGGGAAAAACTTTTTATTTGTCGATGATACCCTTTATCTATTTACACCTTTGTATGGGTCATTTGATACACATTATTTTTTAGGATATTTAGTTATTTCATATCCAGCAAAAAATTTTGTTAAGCAGTTAGAAATCGAACAAAATCCGTATAGATGGCTGACCGCTCCCCCTTCTATCCATTATAAAGACAGTAATGCTCTTTATGATATGGATGATTTTCTCCATGACAAGATAACCCTTTCAGGTATGTTAGAGGGGTGGACTTTTCATAATGCAATGCCAAAAAGTGACGCACTTGCCCTCTTGTACCATTTTCAAATGCTTTTGTTGAGTGTGTTTGGGATTGGACTTGTTCTTATTGCTTTTTTGGTATGGATTATTGTTTTGCGTATTATTAAACCTTTGCGTGAACTTTCCGACACCGCCATGCGAATCTCCACGACGGGTGATTATTCTCAAACGGTAACAGAAACTGGGTACGATGAAATCGGGGTTATGGCGCACTCTTTTAATGCTCTGATGTTTACGACAATGGTGAATCTGAAGCGTTTGGAATTACTCGGAAAAACAAAAGCTTCTCTTCAAGCAAAATCTTCTTTTTTATCCGCTATGTCACACGAATTACGCACACCTCTTGGCTCTATTTTGAGCTTGACACAGTATTTGATCACACAGCCAAATACTCCGAGCCCAGTATGTGAAACACTGGAAAAAATCGAAAATTCAGCGCATCACCTTTTGGGTGTTATTAATAATATTTTGGACTATGCCAAAGTAGAATCGGGAAAAATTGAACCCCATATCTCTGTATGTAATCCGATTGAGATTATACAAGAGGCATTGGATCTCGTATCTCCTTTGGCGGAGGATAAAGGGTTAGTGATTCGGACAATGTTTGAGCCATTTGAAGCAGATTTTAGAACTGATTCACGACTGTTGGGTCAGGTAATCATCAACCTGCTTTCCAATGCGATAAAATTTACCGATCACGGATTTATAGATGTACAGCTCCATTTTTTAGAAGAACTTTTTATTCTAGAGGTAAGAGATACCGGATGTGGTATAGCGTATGAAGCATTAGCCGATTTATTTGATGATTTTTACCAAGTACGGACAAACAACCAAAATATCACAGAAGGGAGTGGACTTGGACTTGCTATTAGTAAGCGTATCGCGTTATTACTACAAGGAGATTTATATCTTCGCAGTGAGGGTGAGGGTGAGGGGACTATCGCCTTGTTTCATTTTAGATCGTTTAAATAG
- a CDS encoding lytic transglycosylase domain-containing protein, whose translation MLRSLAIIFFIALSLYAKVSDYNPYFQQAGNYYNIPPLLLKNIVAIESAGNPNAIRINDNGTKDYGLMQINSIHFKELSRWGINENNILNPQINIYAGSWLLSEHIKEQGFNLQAIGNYHSKTQVHKEKWLRRLIVALKTSP comes from the coding sequence ATGTTACGTTCACTAGCGATTATCTTTTTTATTGCACTCTCATTGTATGCAAAAGTATCCGATTACAACCCCTATTTCCAACAAGCAGGAAATTACTACAACATCCCCCCTCTCTTACTCAAAAATATTGTAGCTATCGAAAGTGCCGGTAATCCTAATGCTATCCGCATCAATGATAACGGAACCAAAGATTACGGATTGATGCAAATCAACTCCATCCATTTCAAAGAACTAAGTCGCTGGGGGATAAATGAGAATAATATTCTCAATCCTCAAATCAATATCTATGCGGGAAGTTGGCTCCTCTCCGAACATATCAAAGAGCAAGGATTTAATCTCCAAGCCATCGGAAATTATCACTCCAAAACACAGGTACATAAAGAGAAATGGCTACGACGACTCATCGTCGCACTGAAAACCTCACCCTAA
- a CDS encoding type II secretion system F family protein — translation MEFHYKGLDNAGNPLKSTIEASSYEDAKIKLKSLGILYSDISMREQSFFGVLALFKQKSLPSSQLAILSRDLAVYLNAGIPLTRALSLLKHQNHSNVRLERFFESLVNSIHEGKSFAQSLESQEHYTLPVFYTGTLKISEDRGILAEVLNELSHYLILQEKVKKQLSQALVYPSFIIVVSILMISFMLTVVVPKITAIFESTGQALPMLTQIIISLAHFFAQNWFFLASGVLGAVGLFSYKMATDYTFKKGIHALILKLPIVGKMVETADLARFCTISSLLMRSGIPVVNTIKLSCITLSSEVIKALFQEASVRVVEGSSLSKALKQEGTYTIDDAFIEAVAIGEETSELSSMLEHLSAFYIDTNKDKIALFLSVLEPSLMLIIGGIIGVMVTAMLLPIFSLNLG, via the coding sequence ATGGAATTTCATTACAAAGGGCTAGATAATGCAGGTAATCCCCTAAAATCGACCATTGAGGCTTCATCGTATGAGGATGCGAAAATAAAACTCAAATCGTTGGGGATTTTGTATTCGGATATCTCGATGCGTGAGCAATCCTTTTTCGGTGTGTTGGCACTTTTTAAACAAAAATCTCTCCCCTCTTCACAACTGGCAATTTTAAGCCGTGATCTCGCGGTTTATCTTAATGCAGGGATTCCGTTGACACGAGCCTTGAGCCTCTTGAAACACCAAAACCATTCCAACGTTCGGTTGGAGCGTTTTTTTGAGTCATTGGTAAACTCTATCCATGAGGGGAAAAGCTTTGCCCAATCCCTTGAATCCCAAGAGCACTATACTCTCCCCGTCTTTTACACCGGAACTCTCAAAATATCCGAAGATCGCGGAATATTGGCGGAGGTGTTAAACGAGCTTTCTCACTATCTAATCCTCCAAGAAAAAGTGAAAAAACAACTCTCCCAAGCCCTCGTATACCCCTCATTTATCATTGTCGTATCGATTTTGATGATCTCGTTTATGCTCACCGTAGTGGTTCCGAAAATCACCGCGATTTTCGAATCGACGGGGCAAGCGTTACCGATGTTGACTCAGATTATTATCTCCCTCGCCCATTTTTTCGCCCAAAATTGGTTCTTTTTGGCATCAGGAGTATTGGGCGCCGTGGGGTTGTTTTCGTATAAAATGGCAACCGATTACACCTTTAAAAAAGGGATTCATGCGCTAATACTAAAACTCCCGATTGTGGGAAAAATGGTGGAAACCGCCGATTTGGCACGATTTTGCACCATCTCATCGCTCTTGATGCGCTCAGGGATACCGGTCGTTAATACCATCAAACTCTCCTGCATTACCCTCTCCTCCGAAGTGATAAAAGCGCTGTTTCAAGAGGCATCGGTACGGGTCGTCGAGGGCTCATCACTCTCTAAAGCGCTCAAACAAGAGGGGACATACACCATCGATGATGCATTTATCGAAGCGGTGGCTATCGGGGAGGAAACAAGTGAACTCTCCTCGATGTTAGAGCACCTTTCGGCATTTTACATCGATACCAACAAAGATAAAATAGCTCTTTTTCTCTCAGTACTCGAACCCTCATTGATGCTTATTATCGGAGGGATTATCGGGGTGATGGTCACCGCGATGCTGTTACCTATTTTCTCGTTGAATTTAGGGTGA